One genomic window of Medicago truncatula cultivar Jemalong A17 chromosome 1, MtrunA17r5.0-ANR, whole genome shotgun sequence includes the following:
- the LOC11428088 gene encoding uncharacterized protein, producing the protein MALLNSLPEQSHPKTKTTLPKHKQKNQQQQKQKPPSSWDQIKNLLTCKQIEVSRVHDPSKPNNNNGYSKLGSSCSSICSFRDVVHGNTRVVHRSDNSSPESSILGQETSLLKRKPVNASSTRSASCSGKSSNGGGNYTSSSSSRGMQFRKLSGCYECHMIVDPSRLPIPRSTLCRCDQCGEVFPKIESLELHQAVRHAVSELGPEDSGRNIVEIIFKSSWLKRETPMCKIERILKVHNTQRTIQRFEECRDAVKSRASNTTKKNPRCAADGNELLRFHSTSLSCALGASGSSTLCAVPGCGVCNIIRHGFQKKGGVKTNASSGRAHDNSVGEDSRRAMLVCRVIAGKVKRVAEEGARVVSEEEMVCFDSTAGNAGSYSNLEDLTVFNPRAILPCFVVIYEVLP; encoded by the exons ATGGCTCTTCTTAATTCCTTGCCTGAACAATCCCAccccaaaaccaaaacaacactcccaaaacacaaacaaaagaaccaacaacaacagaaacaaaAACCACCTTCTTCATGGGACCAAATAAAAAACCTCCTAACATGCAAACAGATCGAAGTTTCAAGAGTTCATGATCCTTCAAAACCAAACAACAATAATGGTTACTCAAAATTAGGTTCTTCTTGTAGCTCCATTTGTAGCTTTAGAGATGTTGTTCATGGAAACACTAGAGTTGTTCATAGGTCTGATAATTCATCACCAGAGAGTAGTATCTTGGGTCAAGAAACAAGTTTACTCAAAAGAAAACCTGTTAATGCTTCATCAACTCGCTCTGCATCATGTTCTGGGAAATCATCCAACGGTGGAGGAAACtacacatcatcatcatcttcaagaGGAATGCAGTTTAGGAAGCTATCTGGATGTTATGAATGTCACATGATCGTTGACCCTAGCAG GCTACCAATTCCTAGGAGCACATTATGTCGTTGTGATCAATGTGGAGAGGTCTTCCCTAAGATTGAAAGCTTGGAACTTCATCAAGCTGTTCGACATGCAG TTTCGGAGCTGGGTCCAGAGGATTCAGGTAGGAACATAGTAGAGATAATCTTCAAATCTAGCTGGTTAAAGAGAGAGACTCCAATGTGCAAGATTGAACGGATACTAAAAGTCCACAACACACAACGAACAATCCAACGGTTCGAGGAATGCAGAGACGCAGTAAAATCCCGTGCATCCAACACCACCAAGAAAAATCCCCGGTGTGCCGCGGACGGCAATGAACTCCTCCGTTTCCACAGCACATCGTTATCGTGTGCACTCGGTGCAAGTGGTTCCTCCACCCTTTGCGCTGTGCCTGGATGCGGTGTTTGCAACATCATCCGCCACGGTTTTCAAAAGAAAGGTGGAGTGAAGACCAATGCTAGTAGTGGTAGGGCCCATGACAATTCGGTTGGAGAAGATTCTAGAAGGGCAATGCTGGTGTGTCGTGTGATTGCCGGGAAAGTGAAGCGCGTGGCGGAGGAAGGTGCACGGGTAGTGTCGGAGGAGGAAATGGTGTGTTTTGATTCTACTGCGGGGAATGCTGGGAGTTACTCAAATCTAGAAGATTTAACTGTTTTCAATCCTAGAGCTATTCTTCCTTGCTTCGTAGTCATTTACGAGGTGCTTCCATGA